From Emcibacteraceae bacterium, the proteins below share one genomic window:
- a CDS encoding tetratricopeptide repeat protein, which produces MKKLLFCALFFLLNSAAFAQDYSALFNKITEMAQSGDGEAAYHLGNFYNYGVGTEINKEEAFKWFQKSAEAKYPLGAYELGYFYTGQEGEIADADPQKAFQNTKFAADKGYAPAQYNLAIMYYNFGNPERGTYYLDLATKQGSPQALQTMALINFRGDMVEQDLVNARTYLKLFLKDNDPELTETFQPIVTQIDENLTEDQIKTSDERIAAWKNEPSDLTILAEGGKHF; this is translated from the coding sequence ATGAAAAAACTATTGTTTTGCGCTCTATTCTTTCTTCTGAATTCTGCTGCTTTTGCACAGGATTACTCGGCTCTTTTTAATAAAATCACTGAAATGGCGCAAAGCGGTGACGGTGAAGCCGCCTATCATCTGGGCAATTTTTATAATTATGGTGTCGGCACCGAAATCAATAAGGAAGAAGCCTTTAAATGGTTCCAAAAATCCGCTGAAGCCAAATACCCGCTTGGCGCTTATGAACTTGGCTATTTCTATACCGGACAGGAAGGGGAAATAGCGGATGCTGACCCGCAGAAAGCCTTTCAGAACACCAAATTTGCTGCCGACAAGGGCTATGCACCCGCCCAATATAATCTGGCGATCATGTATTATAATTTCGGCAACCCTGAGCGTGGTACATATTATCTCGACCTGGCGACAAAACAGGGAAGCCCGCAAGCGCTCCAGACAATGGCCCTTATTAATTTCCGCGGTGATATGGTTGAACAGGATCTGGTCAATGCCAGAACCTATCTGAAACTGTTTCTTAAAGACAATGACCCGGAACTCACTGAAACTTTCCAACCGATAGTGACGCAAATTGATGAAAACCTTACCGAAGATCAGATTAAAACCAGCGACGAGCGGATAGCGGCATGGAAAAATGAACCGAGTGATCTGACCATTCTTGCCGAAGGCGGCAAACATTTTTGA
- a CDS encoding GNAT family N-acetyltransferase, translated as MALGLAEFMPRIGNSKNNSWFVRDGKRIAAGITIDGEDLGDNIAHLRWFIVDKQLQSSGVGRRLLAKSLEFCEQQGFRQIDLWTLRGLMRRDHFMNETVSNLSMNIPTVIGGQRCLSRNL; from the coding sequence GTGGCACTTGGACTGGCCGAATTTATGCCGCGGATCGGGAATTCAAAAAATAACAGCTGGTTTGTGCGAGACGGGAAAAGGATTGCCGCCGGGATCACAATCGATGGTGAGGATCTGGGCGATAATATTGCCCATTTAAGATGGTTTATTGTTGATAAACAGCTGCAGTCTTCCGGTGTTGGCAGGCGTTTGCTTGCAAAGTCACTTGAATTTTGTGAACAGCAGGGGTTCAGGCAAATTGATCTCTGGACTTTAAGGGGCTTGATGCGGCGCGATCACTTTATGAACGAAACGGTTTCAAACTTGTCGATGAATATCCCGACAGTCATTGGGGGGCAGAGGTGCTTGAGCAGAAATTTGTAA
- a CDS encoding MarR family winged helix-turn-helix transcriptional regulator, with product MTEINEMQLSNIRSSSRRLVRELGFLNSTLADTRYSASAVHAIIEIGASEGGITAKELSEILMLEKSSVSRLIKNLIKTGEVAEFKAEGDGRQKDIRLTAQGKQTLTEINGFARKKVEGALSPLNPYSRSVIEQGLQIYSDALDNRRVSADGPNIEEGYTPGLIGGIAALHGTLYQDIVDFGVTF from the coding sequence ATGACTGAAATAAACGAAATGCAGCTCAGCAATATCCGCTCATCATCAAGAAGGCTGGTTCGTGAGCTTGGGTTCTTAAATTCAACCCTTGCTGACACCCGCTATTCGGCATCAGCAGTTCACGCAATTATCGAAATCGGTGCAAGTGAAGGGGGTATTACCGCAAAAGAACTTTCGGAAATACTGATGCTGGAAAAATCATCGGTCAGCAGGCTTATTAAAAATCTGATCAAAACGGGGGAAGTGGCCGAATTTAAAGCCGAGGGAGATGGTCGACAAAAGGATATCAGGTTAACAGCGCAGGGCAAACAGACCTTAACGGAAATAAACGGGTTTGCCAGAAAAAAGGTCGAAGGGGCGCTTAGCCCGCTTAACCCATATTCAAGAAGCGTGATTGAACAGGGGCTTCAGATTTATTCGGATGCACTTGATAACAGAAGGGTAAGTGCGGATGGGCCAAATATTGAGGAAGGCTATACGCCCGGGCTTATCGGCGGTATTGCCGCTCTACATGGCACATTATATCAGGATATTGTCGATTTTGGCGTAACATTTTGA
- a CDS encoding class I SAM-dependent methyltransferase: MAAFKDHFSKQSDQYSKFRPDYPDAMFKYLSGICSGHDLLWDCATGSGQAARGFSKYFKKIVASDGSEKQISNAHGPDNIDFVVADAAKSGLAGHSVDLVSVAQALHWFDLAAFYAEVRRVLRPGGIIAVWCYGLMEIDPDVDKLFYEFYDGVVGPYWPPERVHIERGYADLDFPFEKIETPDFSMDLEWDLDAFLGYLSTWSATTRYIADKGYDPVALYADKFRAVWQGEPHKKINWPITLLVGRV, translated from the coding sequence GTGGCCGCATTTAAAGATCATTTTTCAAAGCAGAGTGATCAGTATAGCAAATTCCGTCCTGATTATCCGGATGCGATGTTCAAATATCTTTCGGGGATATGTTCGGGCCATGATCTGCTTTGGGACTGTGCCACCGGCAGCGGTCAGGCGGCGAGGGGATTTTCCAAATATTTTAAAAAAATAGTTGCCAGCGACGGCAGTGAAAAGCAGATCAGTAATGCGCACGGACCTGATAACATCGACTTTGTCGTGGCCGATGCGGCCAAAAGCGGCCTGGCGGGTCACAGTGTCGATCTTGTCAGTGTGGCGCAGGCGCTCCACTGGTTTGATCTTGCAGCATTTTATGCTGAAGTTAGGCGGGTTTTAAGGCCGGGTGGGATCATCGCGGTTTGGTGTTATGGGTTGATGGAAATTGATCCGGATGTTGATAAGCTTTTCTATGAATTTTATGATGGGGTGGTCGGGCCATACTGGCCACCGGAGAGGGTCCATATTGAGCGGGGATATGCTGACCTTGACTTCCCGTTTGAAAAAATTGAAACGCCGGATTTTTCCATGGACTTAGAATGGGATCTTGATGCGTTTCTTGGGTATTTAAGCACTTGGTCCGCGACCACAAGATATATTGCCGACAAGGGGTACGACCCGGTCGCACTATATGCCGATAAATTCCGTGCAGTATGGCAGGGCGAGCCCCATAAAAAAATCAACTGGCCTATCACATTATTGGTGGGGAGAGTATAA
- a CDS encoding adenine phosphoribosyltransferase, with the protein MNWVKDYVTTIANYPKPGIMFRDVTTIFESDVAYNRMVEEFVRHLENKKIDKVAGIEARGFILGGAIAHRLGVGFITVRKAGKLPRKTHSVNYMLEYGEDALEVHCDAIRTGDNILIVDDLIATGGTAIATHELISMAGGRVSDCVFIIDLPDLGGADKLRAKGCDVFALTKYEGE; encoded by the coding sequence ATGAACTGGGTCAAGGATTATGTCACCACCATCGCCAATTATCCAAAACCGGGGATCATGTTTCGTGATGTCACGACCATCTTTGAAAGTGATGTGGCCTATAACCGGATGGTGGAAGAATTTGTCCGGCATCTTGAGAACAAAAAAATTGATAAAGTCGCCGGGATAGAAGCCCGTGGTTTTATCCTTGGCGGGGCGATAGCCCATAGACTGGGGGTCGGCTTTATCACCGTTCGCAAGGCCGGGAAACTGCCGCGGAAAACCCACAGCGTCAATTATATGCTTGAATATGGTGAAGATGCGCTAGAGGTTCATTGTGACGCGATCAGGACGGGCGATAATATCCTGATTGTTGATGACCTGATTGCCACGGGTGGGACCGCCATCGCCACGCACGAGCTGATTAGCATGGCTGGCGGACGGGTTAGCGACTGCGTTTTTATCATTGATCTGCCGGATCTGGGCGGTGCGGATAAATTAAGGGCCAAGGGCTGCGATGTATTTGCCCTGACCAAATATGAAGGGGAGTGA
- a CDS encoding S-methyl-5'-thioadenosine phosphorylase — protein sequence MTKVLGIIGGSGLYEIDGMENGQWISVESGFGEPSDALFVGEVAGLEVVFLPRHGRNHVLSPSTINYRANIDALKKAGVTDLISISACGSFRENLAPGDFVLVDQFIDRTFARKKTFFDDGVVAHISAAHPTCGELGSLILEAAALMPLTLHKGGTYLAMEGPQFSTLAESHLYRAWGCDVIGMTNMPEAKLAREAEICYATVAMVTDYDSWHPDHGEVDVVEIIKTLNANTANAKMLIKNIIPLISTAQSRHPCPQGCDHALEYAIMTKGDIDPAVRARLSSVAGRVLNR from the coding sequence ATGACAAAAGTGCTCGGGATTATTGGCGGCAGCGGTTTATATGAAATTGATGGTATGGAAAATGGCCAGTGGATTTCAGTTGAAAGTGGTTTTGGCGAGCCGTCGGATGCGCTGTTTGTGGGGGAAGTCGCGGGGCTTGAAGTTGTGTTTCTGCCACGTCATGGCCGTAATCATGTCCTTTCACCGTCCACCATCAATTACCGGGCCAATATAGATGCGCTTAAAAAAGCGGGCGTAACCGACCTGATCAGCATCAGCGCCTGTGGCAGTTTTCGGGAAAATCTGGCCCCGGGTGATTTTGTTCTGGTTGATCAGTTTATTGACCGTACTTTTGCCCGTAAGAAAACTTTTTTTGATGATGGGGTGGTTGCCCATATTTCTGCTGCCCATCCGACCTGCGGCGAGCTTGGCTCGTTAATATTGGAAGCCGCTGCCCTGATGCCATTGACACTGCATAAGGGTGGGACTTACCTCGCCATGGAAGGGCCACAATTTTCAACACTGGCGGAATCGCATCTGTACCGGGCGTGGGGCTGTGATGTGATTGGCATGACCAATATGCCCGAAGCCAAACTGGCCCGCGAAGCGGAAATTTGCTATGCCACCGTTGCCATGGTCACCGATTATGACAGCTGGCATCCTGATCATGGCGAAGTTGATGTGGTTGAAATCATCAAAACGCTGAACGCCAATACCGCCAATGCAAAAATGCTGATTAAAAATATTATTCCGCTTATAAGCACCGCGCAATCGCGCCATCCATGCCCCCAAGGGTGCGATCATGCGCTTGAATATGCTATTATGACAAAAGGGGACATTGATCCGGCGGTGAGGGCCAGGCTTTCATCGGTTGCGGGAAGGGTGCTGAACCGATGA
- a CDS encoding cytochrome c1, producing the protein MLKNIKIKGLLAGLVGATIAFSGATAAESTAKHPERHHYESAGIFGKFDIPSIQRGLQVYREVCSACHSLDLVAFRTLGDIGYNEDEIKAIAAEYEFEDTFDDSGELISRPGIPADYFPSPYSNEQAARASNNGALPPDFSTIIKAREHLAFLPWSSVYGEDYVVALMSGYHDEPPAGFDLLDGLFYNDYFEGNQIAMTPPLSDGIIEYADGTEATVEQMAYDVANFLAWASDPTMQARKEMGLKVMLFMFVFVVMLYFTNKRVWKKVKKGEDIDPSEV; encoded by the coding sequence ATGTTGAAAAACATCAAAATTAAAGGCCTTTTGGCTGGTTTAGTTGGTGCAACAATCGCCTTTTCGGGAGCAACTGCTGCTGAAAGTACAGCGAAGCATCCGGAACGTCATCATTACGAATCTGCCGGTATTTTTGGCAAGTTCGATATTCCGTCCATTCAGCGTGGACTTCAGGTTTACCGCGAAGTTTGCTCTGCCTGCCATTCGCTTGATCTGGTGGCATTCAGAACACTTGGTGATATCGGCTATAATGAAGACGAAATTAAAGCGATTGCCGCTGAATATGAATTTGAAGATACATTTGATGACAGCGGCGAGCTGATTTCCCGTCCGGGTATTCCGGCGGATTATTTCCCGTCACCATATTCAAATGAACAGGCTGCCCGTGCATCAAACAACGGTGCATTGCCGCCTGACTTTTCAACCATTATCAAAGCCCGTGAGCATCTGGCATTCCTGCCATGGTCAAGCGTTTATGGTGAAGATTATGTCGTAGCCCTTATGTCAGGCTACCATGATGAACCACCAGCCGGTTTTGATCTTTTGGATGGTCTGTTCTACAATGATTATTTCGAAGGTAATCAGATCGCCATGACACCACCACTGTCCGACGGCATCATCGAATATGCCGATGGTACAGAAGCAACTGTTGAACAAATGGCATATGACGTTGCCAACTTCCTTGCCTGGGCATCGGATCCAACCATGCAGGCGCGTAAGGAAATGGGCCTTAAAGTTATGCTGTTCATGTTTGTTTTCGTGGTTATGCTTTACTTCACAAACAAGCGTGTCTGGAAAAAAGTGAAAAAAGGCGAAGATATCGATCCTTCAGAAGTTTAA
- a CDS encoding cytochrome b N-terminal domain-containing protein, with amino-acid sequence MASENKFEPTNPTLKWIEDRLPLMGLIYNSIGGGYNVPRNLNYWWNFGVLAGFMMVVQIVTGIILAMHYIPNIDLAFNSVQHIKRDVNYGWLLQAIHANGASMFFIVVYVHILRGFYFGSYKAPREILWFLGIIIYLIMMATGFMGYVLPWGQMSFWGAKVITNLFSVFDFIPFIGDGIVNWLWGGFSVGQPTLNRFFSLHYLLPVVLVGVVILHVWALHIPGSTNPLGIDAKGKHDKIPFHPYYTAKDAFGLGVFIIFFAAFVFYIPDFLGHPDNYIKANPLVTPTHIVPEWYYLPFYAILRAIDNKLIGVLAMFSSILIMFAMPWLDGARVRSMRFRPLSRFFFWLFVANGIFLGYLGQRAPDDILWFGLVATSYAQMATFFYFAYFIIIMPLVSRMETTKPVPTSIAAAVLEANKKG; translated from the coding sequence ATGGCTTCAGAAAATAAATTCGAACCGACAAATCCGACATTGAAGTGGATTGAGGATCGTCTTCCCCTTATGGGACTGATTTATAATTCAATCGGTGGGGGATATAACGTACCACGTAACCTTAACTACTGGTGGAACTTCGGAGTTCTGGCTGGTTTTATGATGGTTGTACAGATCGTAACCGGTATCATCCTTGCGATGCATTATATACCGAATATTGATCTTGCTTTTAACAGTGTTCAGCATATTAAACGTGATGTAAACTACGGCTGGCTGCTACAAGCGATCCACGCCAACGGCGCGTCCATGTTCTTCATTGTTGTTTATGTACATATACTTAGAGGGTTTTACTTCGGGTCATATAAAGCACCGCGCGAAATTCTCTGGTTCCTCGGTATTATCATTTATCTTATCATGATGGCGACAGGCTTTATGGGCTATGTTCTTCCATGGGGACAAATGAGCTTCTGGGGTGCCAAGGTGATTACCAACCTGTTCAGTGTGTTTGACTTTATTCCTTTCATCGGCGACGGAATTGTGAACTGGCTCTGGGGTGGTTTCTCGGTTGGTCAGCCAACGCTGAACCGTTTCTTCTCGCTTCATTATCTGCTGCCGGTTGTTCTGGTCGGTGTGGTGATCCTTCATGTGTGGGCACTTCATATTCCTGGCTCAACAAACCCGCTTGGTATTGATGCAAAAGGCAAACATGACAAGATCCCATTCCATCCATATTACACTGCAAAGGATGCGTTCGGTCTTGGTGTGTTTATTATCTTCTTTGCCGCCTTCGTGTTTTATATTCCGGATTTCCTCGGACATCCTGATAACTATATAAAAGCGAACCCGCTTGTCACGCCAACGCACATTGTTCCTGAATGGTATTATCTGCCTTTCTATGCGATTTTGCGCGCGATCGATAACAAGCTGATTGGTGTGCTTGCCATGTTCTCATCCATCCTGATTATGTTTGCGATGCCATGGCTTGACGGCGCAAGAGTACGCTCCATGCGCTTCCGCCCATTGTCACGCTTCTTCTTCTGGCTGTTTGTTGCAAATGGTATCTTCCTTGGATATCTGGGACAAAGAGCACCGGATGATATTCTGTGGTTCGGGCTTGTCGCGACATCCTATGCACAAATGGCGACATTCTTTTACTTCGCATATTTCATTATCATTATGCCGCTTGTCAGCAGAATGGAAACAACCAAACCGGTACCAACCAGCATTGCCGCTGCGGTACTCGAAGCAAACAAGAAAGGCTGA
- the petA gene encoding ubiquinol-cytochrome c reductase iron-sulfur subunit, with the protein MTTHDDVVEERRNFLYIATGAAGVVAAGAAAWPLIDQMNPSKDVLALSSIEVDLTKIPRGQNAVFLWRGNPVFVRHRTEAEIAEAVAGDNTDLADPEKDEDRVQKPEWLIISAVCTHLGCVPLEHHGDFNGWLCPCHGSHYDISGRVTKGPAPLNLPVVPYEFLDDSTVRIG; encoded by the coding sequence ATGACTACACATGATGACGTTGTTGAAGAAAGACGTAATTTTCTTTATATAGCTACCGGTGCTGCCGGTGTGGTCGCTGCAGGTGCTGCAGCATGGCCACTAATTGATCAGATGAATCCTTCAAAAGATGTTCTGGCACTCTCCTCAATCGAAGTTGATTTGACAAAAATTCCACGGGGACAAAACGCCGTTTTCCTATGGCGCGGTAACCCGGTTTTTGTTCGTCACCGTACCGAAGCGGAAATTGCAGAGGCTGTGGCCGGTGATAATACCGATCTGGCTGATCCGGAAAAGGATGAAGACCGTGTACAAAAACCGGAATGGCTGATTATCAGCGCGGTTTGTACCCATCTTGGATGTGTGCCGCTTGAGCATCATGGTGATTTTAACGGATGGTTATGTCCGTGTCACGGGTCGCATTACGATATTTCAGGACGGGTTACCAAAGGCCCGGCACCACTGAACTTGCCTGTTGTGCCCTATGAATTTTTAGATGATTCAACAGTACGTATCGGATAG
- a CDS encoding peptidylprolyl isomerase gives MLRKFLMLSIFAMFSSSAHAENVNVKLETTMGDIHIELYADKAPITVANFLRYIDGGYFDGGAFYRVVRMDNQQQNRIKIEVIQGGMSGDSNIGAFPPIKLERTTKTGIKHEDGTISMARDNPDSASLEFFICINDQPSLDYGGMRNPDGQGFAAFGKVTKGMDVVRAIQQVKTIAPNDPNEYTAGQKVMEPVIFKSFHRE, from the coding sequence ATGCTTAGAAAATTTTTAATGCTTTCCATATTTGCCATGTTTTCATCATCGGCTCATGCGGAAAATGTCAATGTAAAGCTTGAGACAACAATGGGCGACATCCATATCGAGCTTTATGCCGATAAGGCGCCGATCACGGTGGCCAATTTTCTTCGCTATATTGATGGCGGCTATTTTGACGGCGGCGCCTTTTACCGTGTTGTCCGTATGGATAACCAGCAGCAGAACAGAATAAAAATTGAAGTGATCCAGGGTGGCATGAGTGGCGACAGCAATATCGGGGCGTTCCCGCCCATTAAGCTTGAGCGGACCACAAAAACCGGGATCAAGCACGAAGACGGCACCATTTCGATGGCACGCGATAACCCGGATTCGGCCAGTTTGGAATTTTTTATTTGTATCAATGATCAACCATCCCTTGATTACGGCGGAATGCGCAATCCGGACGGGCAGGGCTTTGCCGCCTTTGGCAAGGTAACGAAAGGCATGGATGTGGTCCGGGCCATTCAGCAGGTTAAAACCATTGCGCCTAATGACCCGAATGAATATACCGCCGGGCAAAAAGTGATGGAACCGGTCATCTTCAAATCCTTTCACCGCGAATAG
- a CDS encoding MFS transporter, which produces MENVKRNLFLLSMAQFILLSSVITVITYSSLLGKMMTGDTALATIPSATAFLATASFAFPASLFMKRFGRKTGFYTGAFFGGLGGLCAVISIYTNNYYLLCFATFLHGIYQSFANYYRFAAMEVAPSHYHKQAVSYVILGGVLAGLCAPTLARTFESLYFEPVQYAGTYCLVIALSLVAHALIYLIKLPPRKPRPEGFVPVANPKVMDVLKRPAFICASLCAACAYLSMSFIMTATPLEVVVVCGYQISDAAGVIQFHSMSMFAPAIITGTLIARFGSIRIILVGMVAILISTLVAKAGVELYNFYSALILIGVGWNFMFTAGTTLLEHAYDENEKAYVQGLNDLVVFTLAGLATLTSGFMLDKIGWQNMNNIVISILVLLIFVIIWYTKIGNRKPKKREEVIIFDQN; this is translated from the coding sequence ATGGAAAATGTAAAACGCAATTTATTCCTGCTTTCGATGGCGCAGTTTATTTTGCTGTCATCGGTGATTACGGTGATTACCTATTCATCGCTGCTGGGTAAAATGATGACCGGGGATACGGCCCTTGCGACCATACCGTCGGCCACGGCGTTTCTGGCGACGGCGTCATTCGCGTTTCCGGCTTCACTTTTTATGAAACGGTTTGGCCGCAAAACCGGTTTTTATACCGGGGCTTTTTTTGGCGGTCTTGGCGGATTATGTGCTGTCATTTCCATTTATACCAATAATTATTACCTGCTTTGTTTTGCCACTTTCCTGCATGGCATTTATCAGTCATTTGCCAATTATTACCGCTTTGCCGCGATGGAAGTGGCGCCATCACATTATCATAAACAGGCGGTATCATACGTTATTCTGGGCGGGGTTCTGGCCGGGCTTTGTGCGCCGACGCTGGCACGGACATTTGAAAGCCTTTATTTCGAACCGGTTCAGTATGCGGGCACCTATTGTCTGGTGATTGCGCTGAGCCTGGTGGCCCATGCACTTATTTATTTAATTAAACTGCCGCCAAGGAAACCTAGACCGGAAGGATTTGTGCCCGTGGCAAACCCGAAAGTTATGGATGTTCTTAAACGTCCCGCTTTTATCTGTGCGTCGCTTTGTGCGGCGTGTGCCTATCTTTCCATGTCTTTCATTATGACGGCGACGCCGCTTGAAGTGGTTGTGGTCTGCGGTTATCAGATTTCCGATGCGGCGGGGGTCATCCAGTTTCATTCAATGTCGATGTTTGCCCCGGCGATCATTACCGGAACCCTGATTGCCCGCTTTGGGTCAATCCGCATCATCCTGGTCGGGATGGTGGCGATCCTGATATCAACGCTGGTTGCCAAGGCGGGGGTTGAGCTTTATAATTTTTACAGTGCGCTTATATTGATCGGTGTCGGCTGGAATTTCATGTTTACCGCCGGGACAACGCTTCTTGAGCATGCTTACGACGAAAATGAAAAAGCCTATGTTCAGGGATTGAATGATTTGGTGGTCTTTACCCTGGCCGGGCTGGCGACACTGACATCAGGCTTCATGCTTGATAAAATCGGCTGGCAGAATATGAATAATATCGTCATTTCGATACTGGTGCTGCTCATTTTTGTAATTATCTGGTATACGAAAATTGGCAACCGCAAGCCGAAAAAACGCGAAGAGGTCATTATTTTTGACCAGAATTAA
- a CDS encoding MBL fold metallo-hydrolase: protein MKITILGSGTSQGVPRIGGKLNNGWGLCDPNNPKNRRRRVSIMVEEGDTRIIVDTGPDFREQALSAGITTLDAVLYTHDHADHTHGIDDLRAFSQNMKKKVPIYSNKHTLRILQERFGYIFKGRKNYDAICEAHEIDLDPFRIGGFDIQPMELVHGAIYSYGYRFGRMCYCTDFNDIPKESYQHLYGLDLWIVDCLREEPHPTHCHLEQTLGYIEEFKPKHAVLTHMTAELDYETLKNKLPKGVEPAYDGLVLNI from the coding sequence ATGAAAATCACCATTCTCGGCAGCGGAACATCACAGGGCGTGCCTAGAATTGGCGGAAAACTGAATAACGGCTGGGGACTGTGTGACCCGAATAACCCGAAAAACAGACGGCGACGTGTGTCCATCATGGTGGAAGAGGGGGATACGAGGATTATTGTTGATACCGGCCCCGATTTTCGGGAACAGGCGTTAAGCGCAGGGATCACGACCCTTGATGCGGTTCTTTATACCCATGATCATGCCGATCATACCCATGGCATTGATGACCTTCGGGCCTTTTCCCAGAATATGAAGAAAAAAGTGCCGATTTATTCCAACAAACACACGCTAAGAATTTTGCAGGAACGGTTCGGTTATATTTTTAAGGGTCGTAAAAATTATGATGCGATCTGTGAAGCCCATGAAATTGACCTTGATCCGTTCCGGATTGGCGGGTTTGATATTCAGCCGATGGAATTGGTCCACGGGGCGATATATTCATATGGCTATCGTTTTGGCAGAATGTGTTACTGCACCGATTTTAACGATATCCCGAAAGAAAGTTACCAGCATTTATACGGTCTTGATTTATGGATCGTTGACTGCCTGCGCGAAGAACCACACCCGACCCATTGCCATCTTGAGCAGACACTGGGTTATATTGAGGAATTTAAACCCAAACATGCAGTGCTGACCCATATGACCGCGGAACTGGATTATGAAACTTTGAAAAATAAGTTGCCAAAGGGGGTCGAACCCGCCTATGACGGGTTGGTTTTAAATATATAG
- a CDS encoding TatD family hydrolase, with translation MTFIVDSHCHLNYGSLADDMDGVLKRAAEAGVGTMLAINARLSEYDDVLNIAKAHDHIWATVGSHPHDAEDEWGIKPEQLIEMAKHEKVVGIGETGLDYFYEHSPRDKQKENFIAHIEASRETGLPLIVHARDADDDCAEIMEAEMKKGEYPAVIHCFTASEEFARRSLDIGCYISLSGIVTFKSARELQEAVKIIPLSRLLIETDAPFLAPVPMRGKPNEPSFVKYTAEFLSKHFDVGFEELARATTDNFFTLFSKTKRPENS, from the coding sequence ATGACGTTTATTGTCGACAGTCATTGTCATCTTAATTATGGCAGCCTTGCCGATGATATGGACGGGGTTCTTAAGCGCGCGGCGGAGGCCGGGGTCGGCACCATGCTGGCGATTAACGCGCGGCTTTCCGAATATGATGACGTGCTTAATATTGCAAAAGCCCATGATCATATCTGGGCCACAGTCGGCAGCCACCCCCATGATGCGGAGGATGAATGGGGGATTAAACCCGAACAGCTGATAGAAATGGCAAAGCATGAAAAGGTGGTCGGGATCGGTGAAACCGGGCTTGATTATTTTTATGAACATTCGCCGCGCGACAAGCAGAAAGAAAATTTCATCGCCCATATTGAAGCCAGCCGGGAAACCGGTCTGCCGCTGATTGTTCATGCGCGGGATGCGGATGATGACTGCGCCGAAATTATGGAAGCGGAAATGAAAAAGGGAGAGTATCCGGCGGTTATTCACTGCTTCACCGCGTCAGAAGAATTTGCCAGACGCAGCCTTGATATCGGATGCTATATTTCGCTTTCGGGGATTGTCACTTTTAAAAGTGCGCGGGAATTACAGGAAGCGGTCAAAATAATCCCGTTGTCCCGGCTTCTGATTGAAACGGATGCGCCGTTTCTTGCCCCGGTGCCGATGCGGGGAAAACCGAATGAGCCAAGTTTTGTCAAATATACGGCAGAATTTTTGAGTAAGCATTTTGATGTCGGTTTTGAGGAACTGGCCCGCGCCACCACGGATAATTTCTTCACATTATTTTCAAAAACAAAAAGACCGGAAAATTCATGA